A DNA window from Luteolibacter luteus contains the following coding sequences:
- a CDS encoding MFS transporter, producing the protein MENPALTEAEQRAVLSKVTWRLVPLLFFCYIIAYIDRINVGFAKSHLEPVLGVDPKIFGEVFGTGAGLFFIGYFIFEVPSNLALQKFGARIWIARIMILWGIVSMFFVFLNGVKMFYIMRFLLGAAEAGFFPGVILYLTYWYPAKERAKTVALFALGGIAAGIIGSPISGALLHMDGLMGIAGWKWLFFIEAVPAIVMGLVVLFILPNGPGDARWLSPAEKGWLLAKLGNEAKHDSGKKEKRLRDAFTSGRVWLLCLLYFLINVAGYGYEFWLPSITKRLSGSEDFVVGLINMVPYVVAGIAMTLVGRASDQRGDRKSFVAGAGLVAAIGFAGAAFAQNPWLAMLGLVIALAGQKSTLGPFWALGTSYLSGTAAAGGIALINSVGNLGGYFGPQLVGKIKDKTGSETTALLYLGGALLFLSIVALFLPSSRPATAPVALRSESE; encoded by the coding sequence ATGGAAAACCCTGCCCTCACGGAGGCGGAACAGCGCGCAGTGCTCTCGAAGGTCACCTGGCGCTTGGTTCCCCTGCTCTTCTTCTGCTACATCATCGCCTACATCGACCGGATCAATGTCGGTTTCGCCAAGTCGCACTTGGAGCCGGTGCTCGGTGTCGATCCCAAGATCTTCGGGGAGGTTTTTGGCACCGGCGCGGGACTCTTTTTCATTGGCTACTTCATCTTCGAGGTTCCCAGCAATCTGGCTCTCCAGAAATTCGGGGCGCGCATTTGGATCGCCCGAATCATGATCTTGTGGGGCATCGTCTCGATGTTCTTCGTTTTTCTGAACGGGGTGAAGATGTTTTACATCATGCGCTTCCTCCTTGGAGCCGCTGAAGCCGGCTTCTTCCCGGGCGTCATCCTCTATCTCACCTACTGGTATCCGGCAAAGGAACGGGCGAAGACCGTGGCACTCTTTGCCTTGGGGGGTATCGCGGCAGGGATCATCGGATCGCCGATCTCGGGTGCCCTTCTGCACATGGATGGCCTGATGGGAATCGCCGGATGGAAGTGGCTTTTCTTCATCGAGGCGGTGCCGGCGATCGTCATGGGGCTGGTGGTGCTCTTTATCCTGCCCAATGGCCCGGGGGACGCGCGCTGGCTCTCGCCCGCCGAGAAAGGCTGGCTGCTGGCCAAGCTGGGAAATGAGGCGAAGCATGACAGCGGCAAGAAGGAGAAAAGACTCCGCGATGCCTTCACCAGCGGCCGTGTCTGGCTGCTCTGCTTGCTCTACTTCCTCATCAACGTGGCGGGCTACGGCTACGAATTCTGGCTGCCTTCCATTACCAAGCGCCTTTCCGGCAGCGAGGACTTCGTGGTGGGACTGATCAACATGGTGCCCTACGTGGTCGCGGGAATCGCGATGACCTTGGTGGGACGAGCTTCGGACCAGAGGGGAGATCGGAAAAGCTTTGTGGCCGGTGCAGGCTTGGTGGCTGCGATCGGTTTTGCCGGTGCGGCCTTCGCTCAAAACCCTTGGCTCGCCATGCTGGGTTTGGTGATCGCCTTGGCGGGCCAGAAATCCACGCTCGGCCCCTTCTGGGCCCTTGGCACCAGTTACCTGAGCGGCACCGCCGCCGCTGGTGGCATCGCCCTGATCAACTCCGTGGGAAACCTAGGCGGCTATTTCGGCCCGCAGTTGGTCGGCAAGATCAAGGACAAGACCGGCAGCGAAACCACAGCTCTTCTCTACCTCGGCGGCGCATTGCTATTCCTCAGCATCGTGGCGCTTTTCCTCCCCTCCAGCCGCCCTGCCACGGCACCCGTGGCGCTTCGTTCGGAGAGCGAGTGA
- a CDS encoding MBL fold metallo-hydrolase, translating to MVNFHVLKDSSGLYLLDAGFAGGWRALRWALHRAGWDNLPIRGIIVTHGHLDHILNIGRIARETGAWIAAPRGDAAHYEGRPCYPGVAKLTGFAEGIARPMLGFTPFVPDRWIEDGDDLDVWDGLKAVHLPGHTDGHTGYYCERHGLLFCVDLFASFQGFTHLPPRIFNSRPGQLSASLTKALSLDPKGVIPNHADRASPEEHLTRLRKLAAANR from the coding sequence ATGGTAAATTTCCATGTGCTGAAGGACTCGTCCGGCTTGTATCTGTTAGACGCGGGTTTCGCCGGCGGTTGGCGGGCCTTGCGTTGGGCACTTCACCGCGCGGGGTGGGATAACTTGCCGATCCGTGGCATCATCGTGACGCATGGTCACTTGGACCACATCTTGAACATCGGCCGGATCGCGAGGGAGACCGGCGCATGGATCGCTGCGCCGCGTGGGGATGCTGCCCACTACGAAGGGAGGCCCTGCTATCCGGGCGTCGCGAAGCTTACTGGCTTCGCAGAAGGGATCGCGAGGCCGATGCTTGGATTCACGCCCTTTGTTCCGGACCGTTGGATTGAAGACGGCGATGACCTCGACGTTTGGGATGGCCTGAAGGCCGTGCATTTGCCCGGCCACACCGATGGCCACACCGGCTATTACTGTGAGCGGCATGGGCTGCTCTTCTGCGTGGATCTCTTCGCGAGTTTCCAGGGCTTCACGCATCTCCCGCCCCGGATCTTCAATTCCCGTCCCGGCCAACTCTCCGCAAGCCTCACCAAGGCGCTTTCGCTCGATCCCAAGGGTGTGATCCCGAATCATGCGGACCGCGCCAGCCCGGAAGAGCACCTGACACGTCTGCGCAAGCTTGCGGCGGCGAACCGTTAG